From the genome of Roseofilum capinflatum BLCC-M114, one region includes:
- a CDS encoding XisI protein: MERINYSDLIQEILSRHQPNHGSNSTEIQLLFDVQRHHYQVVHIGWQENHRVYGVIIHVDIKGDKIWVQRDGTEIGIANELLEAGVPHADIVLGFHAPYKREFTDFAQS, encoded by the coding sequence ATGGAAAGAATAAATTACTCGGATTTAATTCAAGAAATTCTTAGCAGACATCAACCCAACCATGGGAGTAATAGCACAGAAATTCAACTTCTCTTTGATGTGCAACGCCATCACTATCAAGTGGTGCATATCGGTTGGCAAGAAAATCACCGAGTCTATGGTGTGATTATTCATGTGGATATCAAAGGGGATAAAATCTGGGTGCAAAGAGATGGGACGGAAATCGGTATTGCTAATGAGTTACTCGAAGCAGGGGTTCCCCATGCAGATATTGTTTTAGGCTTCCACGCACCCTACAAGCGTGAATTTACAGACTTCGCACAATCTTGA
- a CDS encoding AAA family ATPase: protein MKIVSLKIKNYRVFQNIEFNNIPPFCVIIGANGTGKSTLFDIFGFLRDALKNNIRQALQIRGGYREVVTRGHEQQDITLELQFRIKIVETERLVTYILVFGEEQKRPVIKREILRYKRGEHGKPFHFLDFQQGQGYAITNEEDFSQPDEQLQREQQQLESNDILAIKGLGQFQRFKAASAFRSLIENWHVSDFHISEARGSKDALYAEHLSPTGDNMASVAQYIHQNYPDIFETILTKMKERVPGISQVEAKETEDGRLILKFQDQAFKDPFIDRYVSDGTMKMFAYLILLFDPKPHPLLCVEEPENQLYPTLLKQLAEEFASYAHRGGQVFISTHSPDFLNAVPLDSIFWLSKVEGMTKIHKAQDHEMLRNLVAAGDLPGYLWNQGWFEGAAP from the coding sequence ATGAAAATCGTTTCCCTCAAAATCAAAAACTATCGCGTCTTTCAAAATATAGAATTTAACAACATACCGCCCTTTTGCGTCATTATTGGCGCAAACGGCACAGGTAAATCAACCCTCTTCGACATCTTTGGATTTCTCCGAGATGCCCTCAAAAACAATATCCGGCAAGCTCTTCAAATCCGAGGCGGTTACCGAGAAGTCGTCACCAGGGGTCACGAACAACAAGACATCACCCTAGAACTTCAATTTCGGATTAAAATTGTAGAGACCGAGCGACTGGTTACCTATATTCTCGTCTTTGGAGAAGAGCAAAAACGTCCCGTCATCAAACGAGAAATTTTACGGTATAAACGGGGAGAACATGGAAAACCCTTTCATTTTCTAGACTTTCAACAAGGCCAAGGCTATGCCATCACCAACGAAGAAGACTTTAGTCAACCTGACGAACAACTGCAAAGGGAACAACAACAACTAGAATCCAATGATATTTTAGCCATCAAAGGACTCGGACAATTTCAACGCTTTAAAGCCGCCAGTGCCTTCCGTTCCTTGATTGAAAATTGGCATGTTTCTGACTTTCATATTAGTGAAGCTAGAGGCAGCAAAGATGCCCTGTATGCAGAACACCTTTCTCCCACAGGCGATAACATGGCCAGTGTTGCCCAATATATCCATCAAAATTATCCCGATATTTTTGAGACCATACTGACTAAAATGAAAGAGAGAGTACCCGGTATTTCTCAAGTAGAAGCCAAGGAAACTGAAGATGGGCGCTTAATTCTCAAATTTCAAGATCAAGCCTTCAAAGATCCCTTCATTGATCGCTATGTTTCCGACGGTACAATGAAAATGTTTGCCTATCTGATTCTCCTCTTCGATCCCAAACCTCACCCCTTACTCTGTGTTGAAGAACCTGAAAATCAGCTTTATCCTACCTTATTAAAACAACTAGCTGAAGAATTTGCCAGCTATGCTCATCGAGGGGGACAAGTCTTTATTTCCACCCATTCCCCAGACTTCTTAAATGCCGTTCCCTTAGACAGTATCTTTTGGCTTAGTAAAGTAGAAGGCATGACGAAAATACATAAAGCACAGGATCATGAAATGCTCAGAAATTTAGTCGCAGCCGGAGACTTACCAGGTTACTTATGGAATCAAGGCTGGTTTGAAGGAGCTGCCCCCTAA
- the xdhA gene encoding xanthine dehydrogenase small subunit encodes MPQPYLIVNNKTLFLKDTSPNSTLLEYLRQNGFVGTKEGCGDGDCGACTVAILAQNQEGKPQYEAINSCIVPLGAVIGREIITVEGIAGDTLHPVQQAMVETGGSQCGYCTPGFIMSMFCAYYQGTVDDVCIEGNLCRCTGYLPIRRAAQQVTGASDIEDQFTEKLESASRIMIGCEYGEEGDRFHRPTSLPQLLHLLQQHPNATLIAGATDIGLHLSHHSQHFPLLISLEAIPQLQTLHITPESVEIGAALPLSHVQTQLQGIFPSLDTMLSWFAARQIRNRATIGGNLQTASPIGDLSPVLLSLDATLTLASAQGERILPLCHFFQNYRQTALQPAEIIRSISIPRTLPPKSVRRLSQSYKIGKRGTDDISIVAAAFTIDLDQNHHIIQARLAYGGVAPIPIRATAVEEMLIGKPWNLDTILEMKPILHQTFTPLTDLRASAEYRQLLVANLFEKFFHQMISSPLDQL; translated from the coding sequence ATGCCTCAACCCTACCTCATTGTTAACAACAAAACCCTCTTTCTCAAAGACACCTCTCCCAATTCCACCCTATTGGAATATCTGCGCCAAAATGGATTTGTGGGCACTAAAGAAGGGTGTGGCGATGGGGACTGTGGCGCTTGTACTGTTGCCATCCTTGCCCAAAATCAAGAGGGAAAACCCCAATATGAAGCCATTAATAGTTGCATTGTGCCCCTCGGTGCAGTCATTGGGCGCGAAATTATTACCGTAGAAGGTATTGCTGGGGATACTCTGCATCCCGTGCAACAAGCGATGGTGGAAACGGGCGGCTCCCAATGCGGCTATTGCACCCCAGGCTTTATCATGAGTATGTTTTGTGCCTATTATCAGGGAACGGTCGATGATGTCTGTATTGAGGGTAATCTTTGTCGCTGTACCGGCTATCTGCCCATCCGTCGCGCTGCTCAACAAGTGACGGGAGCCAGTGATATTGAGGATCAATTTACCGAAAAACTAGAGAGTGCCTCTAGGATAATGATAGGGTGCGAATATGGGGAAGAGGGCGATCGCTTCCATCGTCCCACCAGCCTACCGCAACTCCTGCACCTCCTCCAACAACATCCCAACGCCACCCTCATCGCTGGAGCAACCGACATCGGACTCCACCTCAGTCACCACAGCCAACACTTTCCCCTGCTCATCTCCCTCGAAGCCATCCCCCAACTGCAAACCCTGCACATCACCCCTGAAAGCGTCGAAATCGGCGCAGCTCTTCCCCTGAGCCATGTTCAAACCCAACTTCAAGGCATCTTTCCCAGTCTCGACACCATGCTCTCCTGGTTCGCCGCCCGCCAAATCCGCAACCGTGCTACCATCGGCGGTAACCTCCAAACCGCCTCACCCATCGGAGACCTCTCCCCCGTCCTCCTCTCCCTCGATGCCACCCTCACCCTTGCCAGTGCCCAAGGAGAAAGAATCCTTCCCCTCTGCCACTTTTTCCAAAATTATCGCCAAACCGCCCTTCAACCGGCAGAAATCATCCGCTCCATCTCCATTCCCAGAACCCTACCCCCCAAATCTGTTCGCCGTCTCAGTCAGTCCTATAAAATCGGCAAACGGGGAACCGATGATATCAGCATTGTTGCCGCCGCTTTTACCATCGACTTAGACCAAAATCACCACATTATTCAAGCCAGACTCGCCTATGGAGGAGTCGCCCCCATCCCCATCCGTGCCACCGCAGTCGAGGAAATGCTCATCGGCAAACCCTGGAATTTAGACACGATTCTAGAAATGAAACCCATCTTACACCAAACCTTTACCCCCCTAACCGACCTCCGCGCCAGCGCCGAATATCGTCAACTCCTCGTTGCCAATTTATTCGAGAAGTTTTTCCATCAGATGATATCAAGTCCGTTGGATCAGTTATAG
- a CDS encoding DsbA family protein, with protein MTALPSIKQTEIMVNCCKIGDRTSDTEHYRLLKSAIALILSFLILCGATFPAQAANAKLEQQVLEIIRNHPEVIIESVQTYQQQQQQSLQQKRLAFLDTLNREPETIIGNSPTTGADNPQVFLIEFSDFQCPFCARAHDTVAQFIDKHPQVQLVYKHFPLSQLHPQAEQAAYAAWAAQQQGQFWAYHDALFAQQDRLSESFYEQLAQDLELDLEQFQQDLAIAPSAIEADQELATQLGLSGTPFFVMFAPGEPQGKGESFSGAIGLEEMEEILQNVSG; from the coding sequence ATGACTGCTCTACCGTCCATCAAACAAACAGAAATCATGGTTAACTGCTGCAAAATTGGCGATCGCACCAGCGATACAGAGCATTATCGCCTCCTCAAAAGCGCGATCGCCCTCATCCTCTCCTTCCTCATCCTCTGCGGTGCAACCTTTCCCGCACAAGCGGCGAACGCTAAACTCGAACAACAAGTGCTAGAGATCATCCGCAACCACCCGGAAGTCATTATCGAGTCCGTACAAACCTATCAACAGCAGCAACAACAGTCCCTGCAACAAAAGCGCCTCGCTTTTCTCGACACCCTCAACCGGGAACCGGAAACCATCATCGGCAACTCTCCCACCACTGGCGCAGACAACCCCCAAGTCTTTCTGATTGAATTTTCGGACTTCCAATGTCCCTTTTGCGCCCGTGCCCATGATACTGTTGCCCAATTCATAGACAAGCATCCCCAAGTGCAATTGGTGTATAAACATTTTCCCCTCTCTCAACTCCATCCCCAAGCGGAACAAGCGGCTTATGCTGCTTGGGCTGCCCAACAACAGGGACAATTCTGGGCATATCATGATGCGCTGTTTGCCCAACAGGATCGGTTAAGTGAGAGTTTTTATGAGCAATTAGCCCAAGATCTAGAGTTAGATTTAGAGCAATTTCAGCAAGATCTGGCGATCGCCCCCTCAGCCATTGAAGCAGACCAAGAACTCGCCACTCAACTAGGGCTTTCTGGGACTCCATTTTTCGTCATGTTCGCCCCAGGAGAACCGCAGGGTAAGGGAGAGAGTTTTTCGGGTGCGATCGGCTTAGAAGAAATGGAGGAGATTTTACAGAACGTCTCTGGGTGA
- a CDS encoding XisH family protein, producing MPAKDKFHASVSIALQKDGWIITHDPLHLKVDDIEFYIDLGAERLLAAEKGGQKIAVEIKSFLGTSEVTEFHLALGQILNYKLALSKTEPDRPLYLAISQDTYEEFFSRQFVQESLQFYAVKLLIFDYYRQEVVLWKE from the coding sequence GTGCCAGCTAAAGATAAGTTCCATGCTTCAGTATCTATCGCTTTGCAAAAAGATGGATGGATAATTACTCACGATCCTTTGCATCTCAAGGTGGATGACATTGAATTTTATATTGATTTAGGAGCAGAACGATTATTGGCAGCAGAAAAAGGAGGACAAAAAATTGCTGTTGAAATCAAATCCTTTTTAGGAACCTCAGAAGTTACTGAATTTCATTTAGCCCTAGGTCAGATTCTCAATTATAAACTGGCTTTGAGCAAAACTGAACCCGACAGACCTTTGTATCTGGCAATTTCTCAGGATACTTATGAAGAGTTCTTTTCTCGTCAATTTGTACAAGAATCTCTTCAATTCTATGCTGTTAAGCTATTAATCTTTGATTATTACCGTCAAGAGGTGGTCTTATGGAAAGAATAA
- a CDS encoding ABC transporter permease codes for MTILWGEWLDLRVRLAPVAASGLVSPLIYILAFGLGLGSTLDRAMTPPVGDTYLEFILPGMVALSSMTISFAGTVFSICGERLYTKNFEEMLLMPVHPLALYLGKMLAGVVRGLMTSGSVILVAVLFTGKAWSFLNPLFLLLIILNCAVFAGLGVLVGLQVKSLETVGLYNNFLIIPMSFLGGTFFDPSTLPTVLKGIVYFLPLTYTTLGLRSAAYDMAQFPWYSIPALIIMAIALSLVGAREFTSQQD; via the coding sequence ATGACCATTTTATGGGGAGAATGGCTAGATTTGCGCGTCAGACTTGCACCGGTAGCAGCTTCTGGCTTAGTCTCTCCCCTCATCTATATCCTAGCTTTTGGTCTCGGACTCGGTTCCACCCTCGACCGAGCCATGACTCCCCCAGTGGGCGATACTTATCTGGAGTTTATTCTACCGGGAATGGTGGCCCTCTCTTCGATGACCATTAGTTTTGCCGGAACGGTGTTTTCCATTTGTGGCGAACGGCTGTATACGAAAAACTTTGAGGAAATGTTGCTGATGCCGGTTCACCCCTTGGCGTTATATTTGGGGAAAATGCTGGCGGGAGTCGTGCGCGGTTTAATGACTTCCGGATCAGTGATTTTAGTGGCTGTGCTGTTTACAGGTAAGGCGTGGAGTTTCTTGAATCCGTTATTTTTACTGCTGATTATCCTCAATTGCGCCGTTTTTGCTGGCTTAGGGGTATTAGTCGGCTTACAGGTCAAATCCTTGGAAACCGTGGGACTTTACAACAACTTTCTGATTATTCCCATGTCCTTTTTAGGCGGTACATTTTTCGATCCCTCTACGTTGCCAACCGTTCTGAAAGGGATTGTCTACTTTCTGCCCCTGACCTATACTACTTTAGGCTTGCGATCGGCTGCCTATGATATGGCTCAGTTTCCCTGGTATTCTATCCCAGCGCTGATCATTATGGCGATCGCCCTCTCCCTAGTCGGCGCTCGTGAGTTCACCAGCCAACAAGACTAA
- the proC gene encoding pyrroline-5-carboxylate reductase produces MMVQLGIIGGGVMAEAILSRILAEKIYIGSQVLVSEPRLERRQELVDRYGVQVTGNNWDVTEATEMVLLAIKPQVFDKIATELAGVKLPLLVSILAGVPISKLEAGFPDQGIIRVMPNAPAIVGAGMSAIASGSHTTPAQLAQAKTLLSAVGEVVEVPESMMDAVTGVSGSGPAFVALTIEALSDGGVAAGLPRAIATQLAVQTVLGTAQMIQETGLHPGELKDRVTSPGGTTIAGVRQLELGGLRSALMEAVLAAYERSQDLGRG; encoded by the coding sequence ATTATGGTGCAACTGGGTATAATTGGCGGCGGGGTAATGGCAGAGGCGATTTTATCCCGGATTCTGGCAGAAAAAATTTATATCGGCAGTCAGGTGCTGGTGAGCGAACCGAGGTTAGAGCGCCGTCAGGAGTTGGTGGATCGCTATGGTGTCCAGGTGACGGGGAATAACTGGGACGTAACTGAAGCAACGGAGATGGTACTGTTGGCGATTAAACCTCAAGTGTTTGACAAAATTGCTACGGAGTTAGCTGGGGTGAAGTTGCCGTTGCTGGTTTCGATTTTGGCTGGAGTTCCCATTAGCAAGCTGGAAGCAGGGTTTCCGGATCAAGGTATCATTCGGGTCATGCCCAATGCTCCGGCCATCGTAGGCGCGGGAATGAGCGCGATCGCCTCCGGTTCCCATACGACTCCCGCTCAATTAGCCCAGGCCAAAACCCTGTTATCGGCTGTGGGAGAGGTGGTAGAAGTGCCCGAAAGCATGATGGATGCGGTAACTGGGGTTTCTGGTTCCGGGCCGGCGTTTGTGGCTTTGACCATTGAGGCCTTATCTGATGGTGGGGTAGCGGCAGGACTGCCGAGGGCGATCGCCACCCAACTAGCTGTACAAACGGTTTTGGGAACAGCCCAGATGATCCAAGAAACCGGTCTACATCCGGGAGAACTCAAGGATCGAGTCACCAGTCCGGGAGGAACCACGATCGCCGGAGTACGGCAATTAGAATTAGGCGGCCTGCGATCGGCTTTAATGGAGGCAGTTTTAGCCGCCTACGAGCGCTCCCAAGACTTGGGACGGGGATAA
- a CDS encoding cell division protein SepF, whose amino-acid sequence MNVFSKLRDFVGLNEPVYDYGYDDELDAQEYQNIYKEDNPQPEVEEVPQPRRRLRERPEMGIDPSTPGAAPMNNVIGMPGAANSMSEVVVMEPRSFEEMPQAIQALRERKSVVLNLTMMDPDQAQRAVDFVAGGTYAIDGHQERIGESIFLFTPSCVSVKTQIGGSQNNPQSQVRPVRPTGSSPAPSWTDNPAQMA is encoded by the coding sequence ATGAATGTATTTTCCAAACTTAGAGACTTTGTAGGTCTGAATGAGCCTGTATATGATTACGGGTATGATGATGAGTTAGATGCTCAAGAGTATCAGAACATCTATAAAGAAGACAATCCCCAACCCGAAGTCGAGGAAGTACCTCAACCGAGAAGACGGTTGCGGGAACGCCCAGAAATGGGCATCGATCCATCAACACCAGGAGCAGCACCGATGAACAATGTGATTGGGATGCCTGGAGCAGCCAATTCTATGTCCGAAGTGGTGGTTATGGAACCCCGCTCATTTGAAGAAATGCCCCAGGCGATCCAAGCTTTGCGGGAGCGAAAATCAGTGGTCTTGAATTTGACGATGATGGACCCCGATCAGGCCCAGCGTGCCGTGGATTTCGTGGCGGGCGGAACCTATGCGATCGATGGTCACCAGGAACGAATTGGTGAGAGCATTTTCTTGTTCACACCAAGCTGTGTGAGTGTGAAAACTCAGATTGGTGGAAGCCAAAATAATCCCCAGTCTCAAGTCCGTCCGGTTCGTCCGACCGGATCTTCCCCTGCTCCAAGTTGGACGGATAACCCTGCTCAAATGGCCTAG
- a CDS encoding class I SAM-dependent methyltransferase, whose protein sequence is MDNRQRIQNMADRAIENKTPYGWFEPLYQQANQQEDQIPWAKLKPHPLLSSWLQKDSRVGTGKTALVVGCGLGDDAEALAAQGFTVTAFDVSETAIAWCKQRFPQSQVTYQVADVFAPPENWHQAFDVVFECYTIQALPVAIRSQTMEAIASFVTPDGTLLLITRLRATETEPDGPPWPLSWSELAHFQAIGFQEVQRETLEQQPNTLLAIEYHR, encoded by the coding sequence ATGGACAATCGTCAGCGAATTCAAAACATGGCCGATCGCGCCATCGAGAACAAGACCCCCTATGGTTGGTTTGAACCCCTGTATCAACAAGCGAACCAGCAAGAAGACCAGATCCCCTGGGCGAAATTAAAGCCCCATCCTCTGCTGTCAAGTTGGCTACAAAAAGATTCCAGAGTCGGAACGGGTAAAACCGCTCTAGTCGTCGGTTGTGGCTTAGGGGATGATGCCGAAGCGTTAGCGGCTCAGGGATTTACTGTCACTGCTTTTGATGTTTCCGAAACGGCGATCGCCTGGTGCAAGCAGCGATTTCCCCAATCTCAGGTCACCTATCAGGTAGCCGATGTATTCGCACCCCCGGAAAATTGGCATCAGGCTTTTGATGTGGTCTTTGAATGCTATACGATTCAAGCCTTACCGGTGGCGATCAGATCGCAAACCATGGAGGCGATCGCCAGCTTCGTCACTCCAGACGGTACACTGCTGCTCATCACCCGACTTCGAGCCACCGAAACTGAACCCGATGGCCCCCCTTGGCCCCTCTCTTGGTCAGAATTAGCCCACTTTCAGGCGATCGGCTTCCAGGAAGTCCAACGAGAAACCCTAGAGCAGCAACCCAACACTCTGCTGGCGATCGAATATCATCGCTGA
- a CDS encoding class I SAM-dependent DNA methyltransferase: MDNQYTKITEYYDQWITSGYYNFKSLAEEVYSIVGQGRNIIELGVGTGLLVEEYLKVDPTCQFTGVDFTASMLEIAKKRLGDRAKLVEADVVTMDLDATFEVAISNGGVWVSYDLGDNPWEVGSLIPKFEANLPGLINVARHLEEGGLFLLNVQQPHETFDKLLSSGIVYAQAVEEVEDTVDYRIIHKTYYFKKDEEILAQDRHQITYLKQDAYQRMFDKAGFEFQQVSTGKSDRFAVYKKR; encoded by the coding sequence ATGGATAATCAGTATACAAAGATTACTGAATATTACGATCAGTGGATCACTTCTGGGTATTATAACTTTAAAAGTCTGGCGGAAGAAGTTTACTCAATTGTTGGTCAGGGTCGCAATATTATCGAGTTGGGTGTAGGGACAGGACTGTTGGTAGAAGAGTATCTTAAGGTCGATCCCACTTGTCAGTTTACGGGCGTTGACTTTACTGCATCAATGCTGGAAATTGCAAAAAAACGATTGGGCGATCGCGCTAAATTGGTTGAAGCGGATGTGGTAACCATGGATTTAGATGCAACATTCGAGGTGGCTATATCCAATGGAGGGGTATGGGTGAGCTATGATTTGGGGGATAATCCCTGGGAAGTGGGAAGCCTGATTCCCAAGTTTGAGGCCAATCTTCCCGGACTGATTAATGTGGCTCGCCACTTGGAGGAAGGAGGATTGTTCTTGCTCAATGTGCAACAACCCCATGAAACGTTTGACAAACTCCTATCGTCAGGAATTGTCTATGCTCAGGCAGTTGAGGAAGTAGAAGATACGGTAGATTATCGTATCATTCACAAAACCTATTACTTTAAGAAAGATGAAGAAATTCTAGCCCAAGATCGGCATCAGATTACCTATTTAAAACAAGATGCTTATCAGCGCATGTTTGATAAGGCGGGGTTTGAGTTCCAACAGGTCAGCACTGGAAAGAGCGATCGCTTTGCAGTTTATAAAAAGCGATAG
- the xdhB gene encoding xanthine dehydrogenase molybdopterin binding subunit: MKVNKHKTHESAPHHVTGNATYTDDLRPPRDLLHLFPVLSSHARAKINQIDYSLAQQVPGVITVITPEDIPGINNTGIISLDEILLPSDEIHYHGQPIVWIVAETESAAREGAKKVNIDYTPLNSILTIQQAIERDSFQGEPQRIRRGNPNLALEKAEHTLEGELEIGGQDHFYLETQVSWVTPDTEGNYHVYSSTQHPTETQIMVARVLGIPRSQVVVTCLRMGGAFGGKESQANPVAAVAAIAAQKTGQSVRLRLKRHEDMIMTGKRHSFLGKYRVGFNSEGKISALDIDLYSHGGWSLDLSPPIMGRALFHIDNCYYIPDLEVRGQIAKTHTVSNTAFRGFGGPQAMVMIEEIIDRMARFLQVSPLEIREKNFYQGTGETNTTHYGQELFDNRLQQIWSQLKQEANVAQRMAEVREFNQNHEHEKRGLAITPVKFGISFTKSEYNQAGALILIYLDGSIQLNHGGTEMGQGLHSKMLQVAAKSLGVKIDRFRVMPTSTDKVPNTSATAASSGSDLNGQAIKNACETLKERLAPVAAKLLNLYAAEDLVFAEDWIYSRTDPNLKVSFDDVIAQAYLERISLSATGYYRTPNISWNPQTGRGRPFHYYAYGAAVSEVQVDGFTGMFKLRQVDIVHDVGNSLHPRVDRGQIEGGFVQGMGWLTMEELVWDNGGRLCTYSPSTYKIPTVADIPEAFHISLLEKAEQPGVIYGSKAVGEPPFMLAISVREAIREAVAAFGSCQQVRLASPATPEAILRAIAVQDCAKSVNSRL; this comes from the coding sequence ATGAAAGTTAACAAACACAAAACCCACGAAAGCGCCCCCCATCACGTTACTGGAAACGCCACCTATACCGACGATCTGCGCCCACCCAGAGATCTACTGCACTTATTTCCCGTTCTCTCCTCCCATGCCAGAGCCAAAATTAATCAGATTGACTATTCCCTTGCCCAACAAGTCCCCGGAGTTATCACTGTAATCACCCCTGAAGATATTCCCGGCATCAACAACACCGGCATTATCAGCTTAGACGAAATTCTCCTACCCAGCGATGAAATTCACTATCACGGCCAACCCATTGTTTGGATAGTCGCAGAAACAGAAAGCGCTGCACGAGAAGGAGCTAAAAAAGTTAACATCGATTATACTCCTCTTAACTCAATTTTAACGATACAACAGGCGATTGAGCGTGACAGTTTTCAAGGAGAACCCCAAAGAATTCGGCGCGGTAATCCTAATTTAGCTCTCGAAAAAGCAGAACATACCCTAGAAGGAGAACTCGAAATTGGCGGACAAGATCACTTTTATTTAGAAACCCAAGTCAGTTGGGTAACGCCCGACACTGAAGGCAATTATCACGTTTATTCCTCTACCCAACATCCCACGGAAACTCAAATTATGGTGGCACGAGTTTTGGGGATTCCTCGCTCTCAAGTGGTGGTCACTTGTTTACGCATGGGAGGCGCATTTGGGGGTAAAGAAAGTCAAGCTAATCCTGTTGCTGCTGTTGCTGCGATTGCTGCTCAAAAAACCGGCCAATCCGTGCGCCTTCGCCTGAAGCGCCATGAGGATATGATCATGACTGGAAAACGTCATAGTTTTTTGGGTAAATATCGAGTTGGATTTAATTCAGAAGGCAAAATTTCCGCCCTAGATATCGATTTATATTCCCATGGGGGATGGAGCTTAGATTTATCGCCTCCGATTATGGGACGCGCTCTGTTTCATATTGATAATTGCTACTATATTCCCGATCTAGAAGTGCGGGGACAAATCGCGAAAACACACACGGTTTCTAATACGGCGTTTCGGGGATTTGGCGGCCCGCAAGCGATGGTGATGATTGAGGAAATTATAGACCGAATGGCTCGCTTCCTGCAAGTGAGTCCCCTGGAGATTCGCGAGAAAAACTTCTACCAGGGAACGGGAGAAACAAACACGACTCACTATGGACAAGAGTTGTTTGACAATCGCCTGCAACAGATTTGGAGTCAATTGAAACAAGAGGCAAATGTTGCCCAAAGAATGGCAGAAGTGCGGGAGTTTAATCAAAATCATGAGCATGAGAAGCGGGGACTAGCCATAACTCCGGTTAAGTTCGGGATTTCGTTTACGAAAAGTGAATATAATCAAGCCGGGGCACTGATTTTAATCTACCTTGATGGCAGTATTCAACTGAACCATGGGGGCACAGAAATGGGGCAAGGATTGCACAGTAAGATGCTGCAAGTGGCGGCAAAATCTTTGGGGGTAAAGATTGACCGATTTCGAGTGATGCCGACGAGTACGGATAAAGTGCCGAATACGTCGGCAACGGCGGCTTCTAGTGGTTCTGATTTAAATGGACAGGCGATTAAAAATGCTTGCGAAACGCTTAAGGAACGATTAGCTCCGGTGGCGGCGAAGTTGCTCAATCTTTATGCTGCTGAAGATTTGGTGTTTGCCGAAGATTGGATTTATTCTCGTACAGATCCTAACCTAAAAGTGAGCTTTGATGATGTGATTGCCCAAGCTTATTTGGAGCGGATTAGTTTGTCGGCAACGGGCTATTATCGCACGCCAAATATTTCTTGGAATCCGCAAACGGGAAGGGGTCGCCCGTTCCATTATTATGCCTATGGTGCAGCCGTGAGCGAGGTGCAGGTGGATGGCTTTACGGGTATGTTTAAACTGCGGCAAGTTGATATTGTTCATGATGTGGGAAACTCTTTGCATCCAAGGGTAGATCGCGGACAAATTGAGGGCGGTTTTGTGCAAGGGATGGGATGGTTGACAATGGAGGAGTTGGTGTGGGATAATGGAGGTAGACTCTGTACTTATTCTCCGAGTACCTATAAAATTCCTACGGTTGCCGATATTCCTGAAGCCTTCCACATCAGCTTACTGGAAAAAGCGGAGCAACCGGGGGTGATTTACGGCTCGAAAGCAGTGGGAGAGCCGCCGTTTATGTTAGCGATTTCGGTACGGGAAGCGATACGGGAAGCTGTGGCGGCTTTTGGTAGTTGCCAGCAGGTTCGGTTAGCTTCTCCAGCGACTCCAGAGGCAATTTTAAGGGCGATCGCCGTTCAAGATTGTGCGAAGTCTGTAAATTCACGCTTGTAG